The following proteins are encoded in a genomic region of Protaetiibacter sp. SSC-01:
- a CDS encoding DUF4440 domain-containing protein — MNSPDLVSFMPARAAAPDGYRGALDAYIAGTNTHDFDHVRPLLHPDVVFRFSDTDCTTLLAAQHYFENTWSVVQDEHYEAVDVAWRVPTPTTAIASYTYRWAGVIDGERRSGSGRATNVFVTGTDGRWVLAHEHLSPAP; from the coding sequence ATGAACTCGCCCGATCTCGTCTCTTTCATGCCCGCCCGTGCTGCCGCGCCCGACGGCTACCGGGGCGCGCTGGACGCCTACATCGCAGGAACCAACACACACGACTTCGACCACGTCCGCCCGCTGCTCCACCCGGATGTCGTCTTCCGATTCAGCGACACCGACTGCACCACGCTGCTCGCCGCCCAGCACTATTTCGAGAACACCTGGTCGGTCGTCCAAGACGAGCACTACGAAGCAGTCGACGTCGCGTGGCGGGTTCCGACTCCGACAACCGCCATCGCGTCCTACACCTACCGATGGGCGGGAGTCATCGACGGCGAACGCCGGAGCGGCAGCGGACGCGCCACGAACGTCTTCGTCACCGGTACCGACGGCCGCTGGGTGCTCGCACACGAACACCTCAGCCCAGCCCCTTGA